A single Crateriforma conspicua DNA region contains:
- a CDS encoding family 43 glycosylhydrolase: MKILSSLFTVAVMIGAGSTAWAQPIVDSWRYTFEQPDGDWQQPDYVAQGWKEGSGGFGTADTPGARVGTRWETDEIWLRKSIRLNKPAKDIALYVHHDEDAQIYLNGVLVADLDGYARQYKLVKIPADKKDAVRTGTNVLAVHCKQTSGGQFIDVHFARPGRLPELPQPAGSKQPFQSDLITRWGKKVTAENAWTEYPRPQLKRDDWTNLNGHWDYAVTSLDSHDTPGQWDGKILVPFCLESKLGGVQRLLDPSEALWYRRTFDADVADGHRQILNFEAVDYHCEVFVNSASVGTHTGGNTPFQFDITDAVKQGANELVVRVEDATEQYQLRGKQTFNARGIWYTRVSGIWQTVWMEQVPSESIRDIKISTDADRGSITVSPETTSGQNCRIVVRDGQRVVATGETADTIELVIDNAKLWSPDQPHLYDIEVTLNDDSGNAVDSVASYAGIRTVGKVKDADGHWRFTLNGDVLFHWGPLDQGWWPDGLLTPPSDEAMLFDIEYLKNAGFNMIRKHIKVEPRRYYYHCDRLGMMMWQDHVSGGPQPPWTRLQPDPTDAVWPDDQHDQFMLELERMIDTLENHPSIVSWVPFNERWGQHRTMEVGQWTVDRDPSRLINIASGGNFWPVGDVVDHHQYPHPDFPFDLGKGGRFDDFIKVVGEFGGHGLPIRGHLWDADRRNWGYGGLPQNKQEYLERYLTSIEGLDRLRRQGIAGGVYTQTTDVEGEINGLMTYDREVIKIPADRLAKVHKILFTSIDQKAADAFPKAAFREVPTDRKPGPVMDPETIRAGLKSHDRALYIKPGWIRDPYITLGPDGYYYLTGTQPREDDPREDENPYNIGLGDQSIVGDQVRVYRSPDLIEWESLGVVFDLSDTHREQNGQKIKKRLIWAPEVHWMGDRWALVHCPKSHSSLALTTGPELKGPWVHPMNGNMGPRHDPSIFTDDEGTPYLLWQNTLVAPMKKDLSGYTGEPVRIDPAGSRPGPDGTPISRIGHEGATMIKVGGKYVHLGTAWSTDQGRKGSYNLYYCVADNINGPYGPRKFAGRFLGHGTPFQDKDGKWWNTAFFNANVPPVPRDGIQDRDLGENAQTINEQGVTIVPLDVRMLDNGEVYIRAKDPAYATPGPDEAQDFDLSE, encoded by the coding sequence ATGAAGATTCTGTCCTCTCTGTTTACCGTCGCCGTGATGATCGGTGCCGGGTCGACCGCCTGGGCCCAGCCCATCGTCGACAGTTGGCGATACACGTTTGAACAACCTGATGGCGACTGGCAACAACCCGACTACGTCGCCCAAGGTTGGAAAGAAGGCTCCGGCGGCTTTGGCACCGCCGACACGCCGGGTGCGCGCGTCGGCACCCGCTGGGAAACCGATGAAATCTGGTTGCGCAAATCGATTCGATTAAACAAACCGGCCAAAGACATCGCGTTGTATGTCCATCACGACGAAGACGCCCAGATCTATTTGAACGGCGTGTTGGTCGCGGATTTGGACGGTTACGCCCGCCAATACAAGCTGGTCAAAATTCCCGCCGACAAAAAAGACGCGGTCCGAACCGGCACCAACGTCTTGGCCGTGCATTGCAAACAGACCAGCGGCGGTCAATTCATCGACGTCCACTTTGCGCGTCCGGGCCGGCTGCCGGAATTGCCGCAACCGGCCGGCAGCAAACAACCTTTTCAGTCTGACCTGATCACCCGCTGGGGTAAGAAGGTCACGGCCGAAAACGCCTGGACCGAATACCCGCGTCCTCAATTGAAACGGGACGACTGGACGAACCTGAACGGACACTGGGACTATGCCGTCACGTCATTGGATTCCCACGACACGCCCGGCCAGTGGGACGGCAAAATCTTGGTCCCGTTCTGTTTGGAATCCAAACTCGGCGGCGTCCAGCGTTTGCTGGATCCGTCGGAGGCCCTGTGGTATCGACGCACCTTTGACGCCGACGTCGCCGATGGGCATCGACAGATCCTGAACTTCGAAGCCGTCGATTACCACTGCGAAGTCTTCGTCAACTCAGCGTCCGTCGGAACGCACACCGGCGGAAACACGCCGTTCCAGTTCGACATCACCGACGCGGTCAAACAGGGCGCAAATGAGTTGGTCGTGCGTGTCGAAGACGCCACCGAGCAATACCAACTGCGTGGCAAGCAAACCTTCAACGCACGCGGCATTTGGTACACACGCGTTTCGGGCATCTGGCAAACGGTTTGGATGGAACAGGTTCCCAGCGAATCGATCCGCGACATCAAGATCAGCACCGATGCAGATCGCGGCAGCATCACCGTTTCCCCGGAAACGACATCCGGCCAGAACTGTCGCATCGTCGTCCGCGACGGCCAACGCGTCGTTGCCACAGGTGAAACCGCCGACACGATCGAATTGGTGATCGACAACGCCAAGCTGTGGTCGCCCGACCAACCGCACTTGTACGACATCGAAGTCACGCTGAATGACGACTCGGGCAACGCCGTCGACTCCGTCGCTTCCTACGCGGGCATCCGAACGGTCGGCAAAGTCAAAGACGCTGACGGGCACTGGCGATTCACGCTCAACGGCGACGTCTTGTTCCACTGGGGACCGCTGGATCAAGGTTGGTGGCCCGACGGGTTGCTGACGCCGCCGTCGGACGAAGCGATGTTGTTCGACATCGAGTACTTGAAGAATGCCGGATTCAACATGATCCGCAAACACATCAAGGTCGAACCACGACGATATTACTATCACTGTGACCGACTGGGCATGATGATGTGGCAAGACCACGTCAGCGGTGGCCCCCAACCGCCGTGGACGCGATTGCAACCCGATCCCACCGATGCCGTTTGGCCTGATGATCAGCACGATCAATTCATGCTGGAACTGGAACGGATGATCGACACACTGGAAAATCACCCGTCGATCGTTTCCTGGGTTCCGTTCAACGAACGATGGGGCCAGCACCGCACCATGGAAGTGGGGCAATGGACCGTCGATCGAGACCCGTCGCGGTTGATCAACATCGCCAGCGGTGGAAACTTCTGGCCGGTCGGTGACGTCGTCGATCACCATCAATATCCCCATCCTGATTTCCCGTTCGACCTAGGCAAGGGCGGACGCTTTGACGACTTCATCAAAGTCGTCGGCGAATTCGGCGGACACGGTCTGCCGATTCGTGGCCACTTGTGGGACGCCGATCGTCGCAACTGGGGTTACGGCGGGCTGCCACAGAACAAACAGGAATACTTGGAACGTTACTTGACCTCCATTGAAGGCCTGGATCGTCTGCGACGCCAAGGAATTGCGGGCGGCGTTTACACTCAAACGACCGACGTCGAAGGCGAAATCAACGGACTGATGACCTACGATCGCGAAGTCATCAAGATTCCCGCCGATCGCCTGGCCAAAGTCCACAAGATTCTGTTCACGTCGATCGACCAAAAGGCCGCGGATGCGTTTCCCAAAGCGGCATTTCGAGAAGTCCCCACCGATCGCAAGCCGGGTCCAGTCATGGACCCGGAAACGATTCGTGCCGGACTGAAAAGCCATGACCGTGCCTTGTACATCAAGCCCGGTTGGATCCGTGATCCTTATATCACCCTGGGCCCAGACGGTTATTACTATCTGACCGGAACGCAGCCGCGAGAAGACGATCCTCGCGAAGACGAAAATCCTTATAACATCGGTCTGGGCGACCAAAGCATCGTCGGCGATCAAGTCCGTGTGTACCGCAGCCCCGACTTGATCGAGTGGGAATCCTTGGGCGTCGTGTTCGACCTGAGCGACACGCACCGCGAACAGAACGGTCAAAAGATCAAGAAACGTTTGATCTGGGCCCCCGAAGTCCACTGGATGGGCGACCGCTGGGCGTTGGTGCATTGCCCCAAAAGCCATTCCAGCCTGGCCCTCACGACGGGCCCTGAATTGAAAGGGCCCTGGGTGCACCCGATGAACGGGAACATGGGTCCGCGACACGATCCTTCGATCTTCACCGACGACGAGGGTACGCCGTACCTGTTATGGCAAAACACCTTGGTCGCCCCGATGAAAAAGGACTTGTCCGGCTACACCGGCGAACCGGTACGCATCGATCCGGCCGGCAGCCGACCTGGCCCCGATGGAACCCCGATCAGCCGCATCGGTCACGAAGGCGCGACGATGATCAAAGTCGGCGGCAAGTACGTCCATCTGGGAACAGCTTGGTCGACCGATCAAGGTCGCAAGGGATCCTACAACCTTTACTACTGCGTGGCCGACAACATCAACGGTCCCTACGGTCCGCGGAAGTTTGCCGGACGGTTCCTGGGTCACGGTACGCCATTCCAAGACAAAGATGGCAAGTGGTGGAACACGGCATTCTTTAATGCCAATGTCCCCCCCGTGCCTCGCGACGGCATCCAGGATCGCGATCTTGGTGAGAACGCCCAAACCATCAACGAACAAGGCGTCACGATCGTGCCGCTGGATGTTCGCATGCTGGACAACGGCGAAGTCTACATTCGCGCAAAAGACCCCGCCTATGCGACGCCGGGTCCGGACGAAGCCCAAGACTTTGACTTGAGCGAATAA